One part of the Acidobacteriota bacterium genome encodes these proteins:
- a CDS encoding alpha/beta hydrolase, giving the protein MTRLLGPGGRAGALTAIVLSAFAIAATGLGAADDVFVTVDRFVPHTSTVPANEGERVGLFLREKMSRELAARIADGERPDGKVVLFVHGGSIPSVPDYDLPFKDYSWMEHLAAAGYDTFAMDQTGYGFSPRPKMDDPCNMDADNRALVTPNPLERDCEPRYRHGLTTSQSDWDEIASVIDYIRELRGVDRVSLIGWSAGGPRTAGFAARNPDIVDKLVLFAPGYRPDQPSAPPKTVPGGSAPMRLQTRDTLENGRWNSTVTCDNQIDPEIQGVIWQTVMAYDQLGSVWGPSHGVMRVRTSAGSWGWNREYAAKVQAPTLILVGEQDFLLEADRQLYGDLTGTDNRVLVEMECATHFAVWETTQYRFMHQASLEWLEHGTFRGSANGRFTVEANSTTP; this is encoded by the coding sequence ATGACTCGACTACTCGGACCGGGAGGGCGCGCAGGCGCCTTGACGGCCATCGTCCTCAGCGCGTTCGCCATCGCGGCGACCGGCCTTGGGGCCGCAGATGACGTCTTCGTCACCGTCGATCGCTTCGTGCCGCATACGTCGACGGTGCCGGCGAACGAGGGCGAGCGGGTCGGCCTGTTCCTCCGCGAGAAGATGAGCCGTGAACTCGCGGCGCGGATCGCCGACGGCGAGCGGCCGGACGGGAAGGTGGTCCTGTTCGTCCACGGCGGGTCGATCCCGTCGGTGCCGGACTACGACCTGCCGTTCAAGGACTACTCGTGGATGGAGCATCTCGCTGCCGCCGGCTACGACACGTTCGCGATGGACCAGACGGGATACGGCTTCTCACCGCGGCCGAAGATGGACGATCCGTGCAACATGGACGCGGACAACCGCGCCCTCGTCACGCCGAACCCGCTGGAGCGCGACTGCGAGCCGCGCTACCGGCACGGACTGACGACGAGCCAGTCGGACTGGGACGAAATCGCGAGCGTGATCGACTACATCCGCGAGCTGCGGGGCGTCGACCGGGTCAGCCTGATCGGCTGGTCCGCCGGCGGGCCTCGCACCGCCGGGTTCGCGGCGCGCAACCCCGACATCGTCGACAAGCTCGTGTTGTTTGCGCCCGGCTACCGGCCCGATCAGCCATCGGCGCCACCGAAGACGGTGCCGGGCGGCTCGGCGCCGATGCGCCTGCAGACCCGGGACACGCTTGAGAACGGCCGCTGGAACTCGACGGTCACCTGCGACAACCAGATCGATCCAGAGATTCAGGGCGTCATCTGGCAGACCGTGATGGCCTACGACCAACTCGGCTCAGTCTGGGGACCGTCACACGGTGTGATGCGAGTTCGCACGTCCGCCGGTTCGTGGGGCTGGAACCGCGAGTATGCCGCGAAGGTGCAGGCGCCGACCCTGATCCTCGTCGGCGAGCAGGATTTCCTGCTGGAGGCCGACCGGCAGCTCTACGGCGACTTGACCGGCACGGACAACAGGGTGCTGGTAGAGATGGAGTGCGCCACCCACTTCGCGGTGTGGGAGACGACGCAGTACAGATTCATGCACCAGGCCTCGCTCGAGTGGCTCGAGCACGGGACGTTCAGGGGAAGCGCGAACGGCCGATTCACGGTAGAGGCCAACAGCACCACGCCGTGA
- a CDS encoding haloacid dehalogenase type II, with protein MKTGRRAFVRTLGAGAAGLGAARASGFQPARAEGIEAFAFDAYGTLFDVFSVTELCEELFPGSGDPLAQRWRAKQLQYSLLRSLMGRHRDFWLVTEDALVYAARSLDLDLTDQRRERLMEAYLSLAAFPDVRPGLEALRNLGLRLAILSNGEPRMLEAAARSAGIDTLLDTIISVEEVRIFKVSPRVYMLGPERLGVDRSALGFVSSNSWDINGAASAGLRTFWIQRAAADPPEELGFEANHVVVAITDLALLLGG; from the coding sequence ATGAAGACCGGCCGGCGAGCTTTCGTCAGAACCCTGGGCGCGGGTGCGGCCGGCCTGGGCGCCGCGCGAGCGTCAGGCTTCCAGCCCGCCCGCGCCGAAGGAATCGAGGCATTCGCATTCGATGCCTACGGAACGCTGTTCGACGTTTTCTCGGTAACAGAGCTGTGCGAGGAGCTGTTTCCCGGGTCTGGCGACCCGCTGGCGCAGCGCTGGCGCGCCAAGCAGTTGCAGTACAGCCTGTTGCGCAGCCTCATGGGCCGGCACCGGGACTTCTGGCTGGTCACCGAGGACGCCCTGGTGTACGCGGCCCGCAGCCTGGATCTGGATCTGACCGACCAGCGGCGCGAGCGCCTGATGGAGGCCTATCTCTCGCTGGCGGCGTTCCCCGACGTGCGGCCGGGTCTGGAGGCCTTGCGGAACCTGGGTCTGCGGCTGGCGATCCTCTCCAACGGGGAGCCCCGGATGCTGGAGGCGGCGGCGCGCAGCGCAGGCATTGACACCCTGCTCGACACCATCATCAGCGTGGAGGAGGTCCGGATCTTCAAGGTCAGTCCGCGCGTCTACATGCTGGGACCGGAGCGGCTCGGGGTCGACCGTTCAGCGCTGGGATTCGTTTCGTCGAACTCGTGGGACATCAACGGCGCCGCTTCGGCTGGGCTGCGCACGTTCTGGATTCAGCGCGCGGCGGCCGATCCCCCGGAGGAGCTCGGGTTCGAAGCGAATCATGTGGTCGTTGCCATCACCGATCTGGCGCTTCTGCTCGGAGGGTAG
- a CDS encoding nitroreductase family protein gives MKPRLIPLAYEKPSPPEVATRARGFFAIMNRRRTVRDFSPEPVPAGVVEDLVRAASTAPSGAHRQPWTFVAVSDPEIKRRIRVAAEREERENYGGRMPDEWLRALKPLGTDEHKPFLEIAPWLVVLFRQNYGLGPAGEHIRHYYVAESVGIAAGLFLTAVHHVGLVALTHTPSPMGFLREVLGRPANETACLLMPVGYPAAGAQVPDLRRKRLREVLVLRQGNGDLVEPAAPPPDDAGILG, from the coding sequence ATGAAACCGAGACTGATCCCACTGGCTTATGAGAAGCCGTCGCCCCCCGAGGTCGCGACGCGGGCGCGCGGCTTCTTCGCGATCATGAACCGGCGCCGCACGGTGAGGGATTTCAGTCCGGAGCCGGTGCCGGCCGGCGTCGTCGAGGATCTGGTGCGCGCGGCGTCTACGGCCCCTTCGGGTGCGCATCGACAGCCCTGGACGTTCGTCGCGGTTTCTGATCCGGAGATCAAGCGCCGCATCCGGGTTGCCGCGGAGCGCGAGGAACGCGAGAACTACGGGGGACGCATGCCGGACGAGTGGTTGCGCGCCCTGAAGCCGCTCGGCACCGACGAGCACAAGCCGTTTCTGGAGATCGCCCCTTGGCTGGTGGTGCTATTCCGCCAGAACTACGGCTTGGGGCCGGCCGGCGAGCACATCCGGCACTACTATGTGGCGGAGTCGGTCGGCATTGCGGCGGGCCTGTTCCTGACCGCCGTGCACCACGTGGGGCTGGTGGCTCTGACGCACACGCCCAGCCCGATGGGATTCCTCCGGGAGGTCCTCGGGCGGCCCGCCAATGAGACGGCATGTCTGCTGATGCCGGTCGGCTATCCCGCCGCCGGCGCGCAGGTGCCCGATCTGCGCCGCAAGCGGCTTCGGGAGGTTCTGGTGCTGCGGCAAGGGAATGGTGATCTGGTCGAACCTGCCGCCCCGCCGCCCGACGATGCCGGCATTCTCGGCTGA
- the uvrA gene encoding excinuclease ABC subunit UvrA, whose translation MEIRGARTHNLRNIDLTLPQEQLIVVTGVSGSGKSSLAFDTLYAEGQRRYVESLSAYARQFLERMEKPDVDRIEGICPAIAIRQKNSVRNPRSTVGTTTEIYDYLRLLFARVGRTICRECGALVRRETAEAVANGLNDMRAGTRLLIAFEAPVPETAAAPESHPAADAIDTLRRKGFGRLAIGGRAVAFEDVDVASLSGARALTVVVDRIGTGPDVLPRLTEAIETAYHEGNGTGLAIEVDADVDGMPKSHRFSERFECKPCGIAYEVPQPTLFSFNSPVGACPTCHGFGNVIELDMALVVPDASKSIQEGAIEPWNRPHYRSNLVELKRSASLHDVRTTVPWAELTDEERHFVVEGDGARYRGVRGFFRRLERKKYKVHVRVFLSRYRGYRACGDCDGTRLRREARDVWIGGRRISDICALTVGEACRFFDELELGAQEAAIAERLTREIRRRLGFLSGVGLDYLTLDRLSSTLSGGESQRINLATSLGASLVGTLYVLDEPSIGLHPRDNERLIRILEQLRDQGNTVLVVEHDADMIRASDYVVDLGLGAGTRGGRVVYAGGVDGLATETTSLTAKYLRGALSIPLPFLRRRRLPGSQCLRVVGAAEHNLQSIDVEVPLQLFTCVTGVSGSGKSTLVHDVLYAAVKRAKGEWDKRVGRHRGIQGVELVSDVVLIDQQPIGRTPRSNPVTYLKAFDPIRELFASTREAKSRGLTASHFSFNVPGGRCDACEGEGELKVEMQFLADVFVPCEECDGRRFKPQVLEVTYRGKRVDEVLALTVREALQFFSGSPKVLRRLKVLDEIGLGYLQLGQPATTLSGGEAQRIKIAAHLGARRSEQSLYIFDEPTTGLHFDDIAKLLAAFTKLVEAGHTLLVIEHNLDVIKTADWVVDLGPEGGAAGGRIVVAGTPEEVAEHAASHTGRYLRHVLNGAGDRERDDRDDVELRRSAVAAES comes from the coding sequence ATAGAGATCCGCGGGGCGCGCACGCATAACCTCCGGAACATCGACCTGACCCTGCCTCAGGAGCAGCTCATCGTCGTCACCGGCGTCAGCGGGTCCGGGAAATCGTCGCTTGCCTTCGACACGCTCTACGCTGAAGGGCAGCGCCGTTACGTCGAGTCGCTCTCCGCCTACGCCCGGCAGTTCCTCGAACGGATGGAGAAGCCGGACGTGGACCGGATTGAGGGCATCTGCCCCGCCATCGCAATCCGCCAGAAGAACAGCGTCCGTAATCCTCGTTCGACGGTCGGCACGACGACCGAGATCTACGACTATCTGCGCCTCCTCTTCGCGCGGGTCGGAAGGACCATCTGCCGAGAATGCGGGGCGCTCGTGCGGCGCGAAACGGCCGAGGCGGTGGCGAATGGCCTGAACGATATGCGCGCCGGAACGCGCCTGCTGATCGCCTTTGAGGCGCCGGTGCCGGAGACCGCCGCCGCGCCGGAAAGCCACCCGGCTGCCGACGCGATCGACACGCTACGGCGTAAGGGATTCGGCCGGCTGGCCATCGGCGGCCGCGCCGTCGCGTTCGAGGACGTGGATGTCGCGTCGCTGTCCGGGGCACGGGCGCTGACTGTCGTCGTCGATCGCATCGGTACCGGTCCCGATGTCCTCCCGCGCCTGACCGAAGCAATCGAAACTGCTTACCACGAGGGCAACGGCACGGGGTTGGCGATCGAGGTCGATGCGGATGTCGACGGAATGCCAAAGTCGCACCGCTTCAGTGAGCGGTTCGAGTGCAAGCCCTGTGGCATCGCGTACGAGGTACCCCAGCCGACGCTCTTCTCGTTCAATAGTCCGGTGGGCGCCTGCCCTACCTGTCACGGGTTCGGCAACGTGATCGAGCTGGATATGGCGCTCGTCGTGCCCGATGCGTCGAAGTCGATCCAGGAGGGGGCGATAGAGCCGTGGAACCGGCCGCACTACCGGTCGAACCTGGTGGAACTGAAACGCTCGGCATCGCTGCACGACGTCCGGACGACGGTTCCCTGGGCGGAGTTGACCGACGAGGAGCGGCACTTCGTCGTCGAAGGCGACGGCGCGCGCTACCGTGGCGTGCGCGGGTTCTTTCGCCGGCTGGAGCGGAAGAAATACAAGGTGCACGTCCGTGTCTTCCTCAGCCGGTACCGGGGTTATCGCGCGTGCGGCGACTGCGATGGCACCCGCCTGCGGCGTGAGGCGCGCGACGTCTGGATAGGCGGCCGGCGCATCAGCGATATCTGCGCACTCACGGTGGGAGAAGCATGCCGCTTCTTCGACGAACTGGAATTAGGAGCGCAAGAGGCGGCTATCGCCGAGCGCCTCACGCGTGAAATCCGTCGCCGGCTCGGTTTCCTGAGCGGTGTCGGTCTCGACTACCTGACGCTTGATCGGCTTTCGTCCACGCTGTCGGGCGGCGAGTCGCAGCGCATCAACCTGGCGACCTCGCTGGGCGCGTCCCTGGTGGGCACTCTCTACGTTCTCGACGAACCCTCCATTGGTCTCCATCCGCGCGACAACGAGCGGCTGATCCGGATCCTTGAGCAGTTGCGCGATCAAGGCAACACGGTGCTCGTAGTCGAACACGACGCTGACATGATCCGCGCGAGCGACTATGTGGTCGACCTCGGCCTCGGCGCGGGAACGCGCGGCGGACGTGTTGTCTATGCGGGTGGCGTCGATGGCCTGGCGACCGAAACTACATCGTTGACCGCAAAGTACCTGCGGGGCGCGCTCAGCATCCCGCTGCCTTTCCTGCGCCGCCGCCGCCTGCCGGGCAGCCAGTGCCTGCGCGTTGTTGGTGCGGCGGAGCACAATCTGCAGTCGATCGATGTCGAGGTTCCCCTGCAGCTGTTCACCTGCGTCACCGGGGTCAGCGGCTCTGGAAAGTCGACACTGGTGCACGATGTGCTGTATGCCGCGGTCAAGCGGGCGAAGGGGGAGTGGGACAAGCGGGTCGGCAGGCACCGCGGCATCCAGGGAGTCGAACTGGTTTCCGACGTCGTGCTCATCGATCAGCAACCGATCGGCCGCACGCCACGTTCGAACCCGGTCACTTACCTCAAGGCGTTCGATCCTATTCGCGAGCTGTTCGCGTCAACACGGGAAGCGAAGTCACGCGGCCTGACCGCCAGCCACTTCTCGTTCAATGTTCCGGGGGGGCGGTGCGACGCATGTGAAGGGGAAGGCGAGCTGAAGGTCGAGATGCAGTTTCTCGCCGATGTCTTCGTGCCGTGCGAGGAGTGTGACGGCCGCCGGTTCAAGCCACAGGTGCTGGAGGTGACCTACCGCGGCAAGCGGGTGGACGAAGTGCTGGCCCTCACCGTCCGGGAGGCGCTGCAGTTCTTCAGTGGATCGCCAAAGGTGCTCCGGCGGCTGAAGGTGTTGGACGAGATCGGGCTCGGCTACCTGCAGTTGGGCCAGCCGGCAACGACGCTCTCGGGAGGCGAGGCCCAGAGGATCAAGATCGCCGCGCACCTGGGGGCACGGAGGAGCGAGCAGTCGCTTTATATCTTCGACGAGCCGACCACCGGCCTCCATTTCGACGACATCGCGAAGCTGTTGGCCGCGTTCACGAAGCTGGTCGAGGCGGGTCATACGCTGCTGGTGATCGAGCACAATCTCGACGTAATCAAGACTGCCGACTGGGTGGTTGATCTCGGCCCGGAGGGTGGTGCGGCGGGTGGGCGTATCGTGGTTGCCGGCACACCCGAGGAGGTGGCGGAGCACGCGGCGTCTCACACCGGCAGGTACCTGCGGCACGTGCTGAACGGAGCGGGTGACCGGGAGCGCGACGATCGCGACGATGTCGAGCTCAGACGGTCCGCGGTGGCAGCGGAGTCGTGA
- a CDS encoding DNA-3-methyladenine glycosylase, with translation MNCSRVLPRAFFQQPTLEVARELLGKVVVHHTASGTAAGAIVEAEAYSGEDDPACHAASGLTPRNAPLYGPAGYAYVYLTYGLHELLNAVTESAGYPSAVLIRALSPLKGVPVMRRRRLRALRRGASSPDDVALCRGPANLTRALGVTRRENLVDLCGGARLAIEDWGIDSVCGVRVDDVRWSTRIGVAAGGDRPWRVSLGGHPAVSSHVPR, from the coding sequence GTGAACTGCTCGCGCGTGCTGCCCCGGGCATTCTTCCAGCAGCCAACGCTCGAAGTGGCGCGCGAGCTGCTCGGAAAGGTGGTTGTCCACCACACCGCGTCCGGTACCGCGGCGGGCGCGATCGTCGAGGCGGAAGCCTACAGCGGGGAGGACGATCCGGCGTGCCACGCCGCGTCCGGCCTGACGCCGCGCAACGCGCCGCTCTACGGGCCGGCAGGATACGCCTACGTCTACCTCACCTATGGCCTGCACGAACTGCTGAACGCAGTCACCGAGTCGGCTGGCTATCCGTCGGCTGTGCTGATCCGGGCTCTCAGCCCGCTCAAGGGCGTCCCCGTGATGCGTCGGCGCCGATTGCGTGCCCTGCGTCGCGGCGCGTCGTCCCCTGACGACGTGGCACTCTGCCGGGGTCCAGCCAACCTGACGCGCGCGCTCGGCGTCACGCGCCGAGAGAACCTGGTTGACTTGTGCGGCGGCGCACGCCTTGCCATCGAGGATTGGGGCATAGACAGCGTCTGTGGTGTTCGGGTGGACGACGTCCGCTGGAGCACGCGAATAGGTGTGGCGGCGGGTGGTGATCGCCCTTGGCGCGTGTCGCTCGGCGGGCATCCGGCCGTGTCGTCCCACGTTCCCCGGTGA
- the efp gene encoding elongation factor P gives MQATRIRKGMLIKMNGTLYRVLEFNHVTPGKGRAFVQTRLRSIRAGTLQDHRFASNDTVERAMLDSRSMQYLYADAVGHHFMDTETYDQVCLDAETLGDTISFLLPDSTITVELFEGDPVGIEIPLTVDLTVEETAPAIKGATASAQLKPARLETGLTIQVPPFISNGDRVRVNTETGEYQSRV, from the coding sequence ATGCAGGCGACACGCATCCGCAAAGGGATGCTCATCAAGATGAACGGGACGCTCTATCGCGTCCTTGAATTCAACCATGTGACGCCCGGCAAGGGACGCGCGTTCGTACAGACACGGCTGCGCAGTATTCGCGCCGGCACGCTGCAGGATCACCGCTTCGCGTCGAACGATACGGTGGAGCGGGCAATGCTCGACAGCCGCTCGATGCAGTACCTGTACGCCGACGCGGTCGGCCACCATTTCATGGACACCGAGACCTACGATCAGGTGTGTCTCGATGCCGAGACGCTCGGCGACACGATCAGCTTCCTGCTGCCCGACTCCACCATCACGGTGGAGCTGTTCGAGGGTGATCCGGTTGGCATCGAGATCCCCTTGACGGTCGACTTGACCGTGGAGGAGACGGCTCCGGCAATCAAGGGGGCGACCGCGAGTGCCCAGCTCAAGCCGGCGCGCCTCGAGACCGGACTGACGATCCAGGTGCCTCCGTTCATATCGAACGGCGACAGGGTGCGCGTCAACACGGAGACCGGCGAGTACCAGTCGCGCGTCTGA
- a CDS encoding CDP-alcohol phosphatidyltransferase family protein: MTFTGAIGRACLFPLRGIIRLCVLLRIHPNALTLTGVVINAAAGVALAGGWFLVAGWIMLLANIFDFIDGKVADELKLSSRFGGFWDSVMDRFSDLFILTGLIYLYATLGRPDYVLIAALTLTFSVMTSYTRARAESIIPLCKVGFMERPERIVLFMIGAFTNRMAAVLWVILVLSILTVLDRIYFTWRELRDKPEVAG, encoded by the coding sequence ATGACGTTCACCGGGGCCATCGGGCGCGCCTGTCTCTTTCCCCTTCGCGGCATCATCCGGTTGTGCGTGCTCCTCCGAATACATCCGAACGCCCTGACGCTGACCGGCGTCGTCATCAACGCGGCCGCGGGCGTGGCGCTCGCCGGCGGCTGGTTCCTGGTGGCAGGCTGGATCATGCTGCTCGCGAACATCTTCGATTTCATAGACGGCAAGGTAGCCGATGAACTGAAGCTCAGCTCGAGATTCGGCGGTTTCTGGGATTCCGTGATGGACCGCTTCTCGGACTTGTTCATCCTGACTGGCCTCATCTACCTCTACGCCACGCTCGGCCGCCCCGACTACGTACTGATCGCCGCGCTCACGCTTACCTTTTCTGTAATGACCAGCTACACCCGGGCCCGTGCGGAGTCGATCATCCCGCTCTGCAAGGTGGGTTTCATGGAGCGGCCGGAACGTATCGTCCTCTTCATGATCGGTGCGTTCACCAACCGGATGGCGGCTGTGCTCTGGGTGATTCTGGTGCTCTCGATCCTCACCGTCCTCGACCGGATCTACTTCACGTGGCGCGAATTGCGCGACAAGCCGGAGGTGGCGGGATGA
- the uvrC gene encoding excinuclease ABC subunit UvrC, producing MAINDLRREIARLPAQPGVYLYFNRAGETIYVGRARALRDRVRSYLGAYGNDPKTDALLDEAARLEVIVTDSVVEALALENNLIKQRSPRYNILLRDDKNYPYLQLTTGEAFPRVLVARSVARDGHYYAGPFLPATFARKTMSLTHRLFGIRSCNEVITGKRDRPCLEYDIKRCVAPCVAEVCGPDRYAESVKQTRLFLEGKTDEVVGRLRRQMEEASAAQEYERAAQCRDAMRTVETLRDRQQKMATAQLGDRDAFGMKTGPAGAVIQVFQVRRGRVVERVELAADGDDVAAAGNEPRLVAAAVQQFYAARDVPPEVHVPVEVEDREAIEAWLSERAGRSVRVRTPKRGDRRALLDLASRNAGLAYDARYSENARIHAGALTELQHVLGLPQPPIRVECFDISTFQGRETVGSMVVCDDGRMQRSEYRKFRVQGLGARGGRRGSRGKGHPRQAAPEETERRSGAGRAKPDDFAAMHEVVFRRYRRLMEEGGPFPDLVVVDGGQGQLTAAYRALDTLGLGNLVVIGLAKREEEIYTRGGNTPVRLPKSSPALHLVQRARDEAHRFAVTFHRRARAMRDFHSELDLIPGIGPRRRRALLERFGSLANVRRATREELLPVVGPKLADVVLAFFTRITTVSI from the coding sequence ATGGCCATCAACGACCTGCGGCGCGAGATCGCGCGGCTGCCGGCGCAGCCTGGGGTCTATCTCTACTTCAACCGGGCCGGTGAGACGATCTATGTCGGTCGAGCCCGCGCGCTCCGCGACCGGGTGCGGAGCTACTTGGGAGCCTATGGTAACGACCCGAAGACCGATGCGTTGCTCGACGAGGCGGCGCGCCTTGAAGTCATCGTCACCGACTCTGTGGTCGAGGCCCTCGCGCTCGAGAACAACCTGATCAAGCAACGGTCGCCCCGCTACAACATCCTGCTGCGGGACGACAAGAACTACCCGTACCTGCAACTCACCACCGGTGAGGCGTTCCCCCGTGTCTTGGTTGCCCGTTCGGTGGCACGCGACGGGCACTACTATGCGGGCCCGTTCCTGCCCGCCACGTTTGCGCGGAAGACGATGTCGCTGACCCACCGGCTGTTCGGCATTCGATCGTGCAACGAAGTGATTACCGGCAAGCGCGACAGGCCCTGCCTGGAGTACGACATCAAGCGGTGCGTGGCCCCGTGCGTTGCCGAGGTGTGCGGCCCGGACCGGTACGCCGAGTCGGTGAAGCAGACGCGGCTCTTCCTGGAAGGGAAGACCGACGAAGTGGTCGGTCGGCTGCGGCGGCAGATGGAGGAAGCGTCGGCCGCACAGGAGTATGAGCGCGCGGCTCAGTGCCGGGATGCGATGCGGACGGTCGAGACCCTGCGTGACCGGCAGCAGAAGATGGCGACGGCCCAACTGGGCGACCGCGACGCGTTCGGGATGAAAACCGGCCCGGCCGGGGCGGTCATCCAGGTATTTCAGGTCCGCCGCGGCCGCGTCGTCGAACGAGTGGAGCTGGCGGCGGACGGAGACGATGTCGCGGCGGCGGGAAACGAGCCGAGGCTTGTCGCGGCCGCGGTGCAGCAGTTCTATGCGGCGCGCGACGTACCGCCCGAAGTGCATGTGCCGGTCGAGGTGGAAGACCGGGAGGCCATCGAGGCGTGGCTGTCGGAACGGGCGGGCCGAAGTGTGCGGGTCCGGACGCCGAAGCGCGGCGACCGCCGGGCGTTGCTGGATCTGGCCTCGCGGAACGCCGGGCTGGCCTACGACGCCCGCTACAGTGAGAACGCACGCATTCATGCCGGCGCCCTGACGGAACTGCAGCACGTACTCGGATTGCCGCAGCCCCCAATCCGAGTCGAGTGTTTCGACATCTCGACGTTCCAGGGCCGGGAGACCGTCGGGTCGATGGTGGTGTGCGACGACGGTCGCATGCAGCGGAGTGAATACCGCAAGTTCCGCGTGCAGGGTCTCGGTGCGCGAGGCGGACGGCGTGGTTCACGCGGGAAGGGCCACCCGAGGCAGGCGGCGCCGGAGGAGACGGAGCGCCGCTCCGGCGCGGGCCGCGCGAAACCGGACGACTTCGCGGCCATGCACGAAGTGGTGTTCCGCCGTTATCGGAGACTGATGGAGGAAGGGGGGCCGTTCCCGGATCTCGTGGTCGTCGATGGCGGGCAGGGGCAACTGACTGCGGCCTACCGCGCCCTCGACACGCTCGGCCTGGGCAACCTCGTGGTGATTGGTCTCGCCAAACGGGAAGAGGAGATATACACCCGCGGCGGCAACACGCCCGTGCGCCTGCCAAAGTCCAGCCCGGCGCTCCACCTGGTGCAGCGTGCGCGGGACGAAGCGCACCGGTTCGCCGTAACCTTCCACCGCCGCGCGCGGGCGATGCGCGACTTTCACTCGGAACTGGACCTTATTCCCGGAATCGGACCGCGCCGGCGCCGAGCGCTGCTGGAGCGGTTCGGCAGTCTGGCCAATGTGCGTCGCGCCACGCGCGAGGAGCTCCTACCGGTCGTGGGACCGAAGCTGGCGGATGTTGTCCTCGCCTTCTTCACGCGGATAACTACCGTCTCGATTTAG
- the trpS gene encoding tryptophan--tRNA ligase, giving the protein MAAEPKRPRVVSGMRPTGPLHLGHLMGALAKWVDLQADYDCMYFVADWHALTSEFADTSELTTYAYDNVADWIAAGIDPDRSTLFVQSLVPEHAELYLLLQMVVPIPWLERVPTYKEQIEQLSEKDLSSVGFLGYPLLQGADVIMYRANYVPVGDDQVPHLELAREVVRRFHQFFGDVFPEPLPLLTHFPRLPGIDNRKMSKSYGNAIDLSDDAGTVRKKVMRMYTDPKRIRADIPGTVEGNPVFVYHDAFNSDTAQVDDFKKRYREGRVGDVEVKRALAEAINTHLEPLRERRKEILARPGRIREILHDGSATARAAAQETMRDVREAVRLTYG; this is encoded by the coding sequence ATGGCGGCTGAGCCGAAGCGCCCCCGCGTCGTTTCGGGCATGCGCCCCACGGGGCCGCTCCACTTGGGACACCTGATGGGCGCGCTCGCCAAATGGGTCGATCTGCAGGCGGACTACGACTGCATGTACTTTGTCGCCGACTGGCATGCGCTCACGAGCGAGTTCGCCGACACGTCCGAGCTGACAACCTACGCCTACGACAACGTCGCCGACTGGATCGCCGCCGGCATCGATCCGGACCGAAGCACGCTCTTCGTACAGTCGCTTGTGCCGGAGCATGCGGAGTTGTACCTGCTGCTGCAGATGGTCGTGCCGATTCCCTGGCTCGAACGCGTGCCGACCTATAAGGAGCAGATCGAACAGCTCTCGGAGAAGGACCTTTCGTCGGTAGGTTTTCTCGGATATCCGCTTCTGCAGGGGGCGGACGTCATCATGTACCGTGCGAACTACGTACCGGTGGGCGACGATCAGGTGCCGCACCTGGAGTTGGCGCGGGAGGTCGTCCGCCGTTTCCATCAGTTCTTCGGCGATGTCTTTCCGGAGCCGCTACCACTGTTGACACACTTTCCCCGGCTGCCCGGCATTGACAACCGGAAGATGTCGAAGAGCTACGGCAACGCCATCGACCTTTCGGATGACGCGGGCACAGTTCGGAAGAAGGTAATGCGGATGTATACCGATCCGAAGCGGATCCGGGCCGACATCCCGGGAACCGTGGAGGGCAACCCAGTCTTCGTGTACCACGACGCGTTCAACTCCGACACGGCGCAGGTGGACGATTTCAAGAAGCGTTACCGGGAAGGAAGGGTAGGCGACGTCGAGGTCAAGCGGGCGCTGGCCGAGGCGATCAATACCCACCTGGAGCCGTTGCGGGAGCGGAGGAAGGAGATCCTGGCGCGGCCGGGACGGATACGTGAGATCCTGCACGACGGGTCGGCAACGGCGCGGGCCGCCGCGCAGGAGACGATGCGGGACGTGCGCGAGGCAGTTCGTTTGACCTACGGGTAG